A region from the Desulfocurvibacter africanus subsp. africanus DSM 2603 genome encodes:
- a CDS encoding L-serine ammonia-lyase: MPPIRTSIFDLFKIGPGPSSSHTIGPMRAALEFSENVRALPDSILERAASLEVRLFGSLSATGLGHGTHRAILAGLLGMRPESCDPVTLINIFELPQEKLRLDLNGRSLPLTPSSIVFDALEHIHPYSNTMLFRLLGPDGEALLERTCYSVGGGFIQWQGQSEQPRGEPAHPFETMADLRAIASRTNLGLPSIVLENELAVTGAALEDVIQGLNDVLDAMLASVERGVAAEGLLPGAIGLRRKAKALYERSRTRPIPDRFLVSLNAYALAAAEENAAGSIVVTAPTSGSAGVMPAVLALLRRRMELPRRTLREGLLAAAAIGFLAKHNASIAGAEVGCQGEVGVASAMAAACVAHCLGQDIQIIEHAAEIALEHHLGLTCDPVAGLVQIPCIERNAMGAVKAYNAYILAAFGDPAAHVVGLDRALWAMRETGRDMLCKYKETSMGGLALSLPTC, from the coding sequence TTGCCCCCCATCCGCACATCGATTTTCGATTTGTTCAAGATCGGGCCGGGGCCGTCCAGTTCGCATACCATCGGCCCCATGCGCGCCGCGCTGGAATTCTCCGAAAACGTGCGCGCCCTGCCGGACTCGATCCTGGAGCGCGCCGCCAGCCTGGAAGTGCGCCTGTTCGGCTCCCTGTCCGCCACCGGCCTGGGACACGGCACGCACAGGGCAATCCTGGCCGGACTGCTGGGCATGCGCCCCGAATCATGCGATCCGGTAACACTTATAAATATTTTCGAACTCCCGCAGGAAAAGCTTCGCCTGGACTTGAACGGACGCAGCTTGCCCCTCACGCCTTCCAGCATCGTCTTCGACGCCCTGGAGCACATTCATCCCTACAGCAATACCATGCTTTTCCGCCTGCTGGGACCCGACGGCGAAGCCCTTCTCGAACGCACCTGCTACTCCGTTGGCGGTGGATTCATCCAGTGGCAGGGTCAAAGCGAGCAGCCTCGCGGGGAGCCCGCGCACCCGTTCGAGACCATGGCCGACCTGCGCGCTATCGCATCGCGCACAAATCTGGGGCTGCCGTCCATCGTGCTGGAGAATGAACTGGCAGTGACCGGGGCGGCTTTGGAGGATGTCATCCAGGGCTTGAACGACGTCCTTGACGCCATGCTGGCTTCCGTGGAACGCGGCGTGGCCGCCGAGGGTCTGCTGCCCGGCGCCATCGGCCTGCGGCGCAAAGCCAAGGCCCTGTACGAACGCAGCCGCACCCGGCCGATCCCGGACCGTTTCCTGGTGTCGCTAAATGCCTACGCTCTGGCCGCGGCCGAAGAGAACGCCGCTGGCAGCATTGTGGTCACGGCGCCCACCTCGGGCTCGGCCGGTGTCATGCCCGCCGTGCTGGCTCTCCTGCGCCGACGCATGGAGCTGCCTCGCCGCACGTTGCGCGAAGGACTGTTGGCCGCGGCAGCCATCGGCTTTCTGGCCAAACACAACGCATCCATTGCCGGAGCGGAGGTAGGCTGCCAAGGGGAAGTGGGCGTGGCCTCGGCCATGGCCGCGGCCTGCGTGGCGCACTGCTTAGGCCAGGACATCCAGATCATCGAGCACGCGGCCGAGATCGCCCTGGAACACCACCTGGGCCTGACCTGCGATCCCGTGGCCGGGCTGGTGCAGATACCCTGCATCGAACGCAACGCCATGGGCGCGGTCAAGGCCTATAACGCTTATATTCTGGCTGCTTTCGGCGATCCGGCCGCGCATGTGGTGGGGCTGGACAGGGCCTTGTGGGCCATGCGCGAGACCGGCCGCGACATGTTGTGCAAATACAAGGAGACTTCCATGGGCGGCCTGGCTCTAAGCCTGCCGACCTGCTGA